Proteins encoded within one genomic window of Microbacterium sp. LKL04:
- the ftsH gene encoding ATP-dependent zinc metalloprotease FtsH encodes MNVKKLSRNPFVYVVLIGVLLIIGMTLISNLTGAKSITTQQGLSLLDGSTVSKAVITDGDNRVDLTLNEAFEGSTNVQFYYVTERADTVVQAVNSAAPKDGYNDVVPQTNWFGSLISILLPILILGLLFWWLLSSAQGGGSKVMQFGKSRAKLVTKETPTVTFADVAGSDEAIEEMQEIKDFLKDPAKFQAVGARIPKGVLLYGPPGTGKTLLARAVAGEAGVPFYSISGSDFVEMFVGVGASRVRDLFKEAKENAPAIIFIDEIDAVGRHRGAGMGGGHDEREQTLNQMLVEMDGFDPKVSVLVIAATNRPDILDPALLRPGRFDRQIGVDAPDLKGRQRILEVHGRGKPLSPSVDLAVIARKTPGFTGADLANVLNEAALLTARSNAQLIDMRALDEAIDRVIAGPQRRTRVMKDKEKLITAYHEGGHALAAAAMNHTDPVTKVTILPRGKALGYTMVLPLDDKYSVTRNELQDQLTYAMGGRVAEEIVFHDPTTGASNDIEKATGIARKMVTEYGMTTEVGPVKLGSSSGEVFMGRDMGHGRDFSERIAERVDAQVRGLIEQAHNEAYEVLNANREILDRLALALLEKETLDHIELAEIFTDIKRLPPRPQWLSSSERPVSTLPPVEVPRRADVPVAANAEAEQTAPETSPARHATGQARPATA; translated from the coding sequence ATGAACGTCAAGAAGCTCTCCCGCAACCCGTTCGTCTACGTGGTTCTCATCGGCGTGCTCTTGATCATCGGCATGACGCTGATCTCGAACCTCACCGGTGCGAAGAGCATCACGACGCAGCAGGGCCTCTCGCTCCTCGATGGGTCGACGGTGAGCAAGGCCGTCATCACCGACGGCGACAACCGCGTCGACCTCACGCTGAACGAGGCGTTCGAGGGTTCGACGAACGTGCAGTTCTACTACGTCACGGAGCGTGCCGACACGGTCGTGCAGGCCGTGAACTCGGCCGCGCCGAAGGACGGCTACAACGACGTCGTGCCGCAGACCAACTGGTTCGGCAGCCTCATCTCGATCCTCCTCCCGATCCTCATCCTCGGTCTGCTGTTCTGGTGGCTGCTCTCCAGCGCCCAGGGCGGCGGCAGCAAGGTCATGCAGTTCGGCAAGTCGCGTGCGAAGCTCGTGACGAAGGAGACCCCGACGGTCACCTTCGCCGACGTGGCCGGCTCCGACGAGGCCATCGAGGAGATGCAGGAGATCAAGGACTTCCTGAAGGACCCGGCCAAGTTCCAGGCCGTCGGCGCCCGCATCCCGAAGGGCGTGCTGCTGTACGGCCCTCCCGGAACAGGCAAGACCCTGCTCGCGCGCGCCGTCGCCGGCGAGGCGGGCGTGCCGTTCTACTCGATCTCGGGTTCGGACTTCGTCGAGATGTTCGTGGGTGTCGGTGCGAGCCGTGTCCGCGACCTCTTCAAGGAAGCCAAGGAGAACGCTCCGGCCATCATCTTCATCGACGAGATCGACGCCGTCGGTCGCCACCGCGGCGCCGGCATGGGCGGCGGTCACGACGAGCGCGAGCAGACGCTCAACCAGATGCTCGTCGAGATGGACGGCTTCGACCCGAAGGTGTCGGTGCTCGTCATCGCCGCGACCAACCGTCCCGACATCCTCGACCCCGCCCTCCTGCGCCCGGGCCGCTTCGACCGGCAGATCGGCGTCGACGCCCCCGACCTGAAGGGCCGTCAGCGCATCCTGGAGGTGCACGGCCGCGGCAAGCCGCTCTCGCCCTCGGTCGACCTCGCCGTCATCGCGCGCAAGACGCCCGGCTTCACCGGTGCCGACCTCGCCAACGTCCTGAACGAGGCCGCGCTCCTGACGGCCCGCTCGAACGCGCAGCTCATCGACATGCGCGCCCTCGACGAGGCGATCGACCGCGTCATCGCCGGTCCGCAGCGTCGCACGCGTGTCATGAAGGACAAGGAGAAGCTGATCACGGCGTACCACGAGGGCGGCCACGCCCTCGCCGCCGCAGCGATGAACCACACCGACCCCGTCACGAAGGTCACGATCCTTCCCCGCGGCAAGGCGCTCGGCTACACGATGGTGCTCCCGCTGGACGACAAGTACTCCGTCACCCGCAACGAGCTGCAGGACCAGCTGACCTACGCGATGGGCGGCCGCGTCGCCGAGGAGATCGTCTTCCACGACCCGACCACGGGCGCCTCGAACGACATCGAGAAGGCCACCGGTATCGCCCGCAAGATGGTCACCGAGTACGGCATGACCACCGAAGTGGGTCCCGTGAAGCTCGGCTCGTCGTCGGGTGAGGTCTTCATGGGTCGCGACATGGGTCACGGCCGCGACTTCAGCGAGCGGATCGCGGAGCGCGTCGACGCCCAGGTCCGCGGACTCATCGAGCAGGCGCACAACGAGGCCTACGAGGTGCTGAACGCCAACCGCGAGATCCTCGACCGCCTTGCACTGGCCCTCCTCGAGAAGGAGACGCTCGACCACATCGAGCTCGCCGAGATCTTCACCGACATCAAGCGCCTCCCGCCCCGCCCGCAGTGGCTCTCGAGCAGCGAGCGCCCCGTCTCGACGCTTCCGCCCGTCGAGGTGCCGCGTCGCGCCGACGTCCCGGTCGCGGCGAACGCCGAGGCCGAGCAGACGGCTCCCGAGACCTCGCCGGCGCGCCACGCGACCGGGCAGGCTCGACCCGCGACGGCCTGA
- the folE gene encoding GTP cyclohydrolase I yields MAVDRERVSELVRELLVAIGEDPERPGLKLTPQRVADAYAEFFAGVGEDAAEPLAHTISVSRGPAPDTLPSGAVMLRDIRFRSVCEHHLLPFAGHAHVAYLPGEQVVGLGALPKVIDILAARPQVQERLGEQIADAIAGSIDTRGVLVVLDAVHECVTMRGGRQPSASTVTVAARGRFTEPAERAEAIALLTGGRT; encoded by the coding sequence ATGGCGGTCGACCGCGAGCGCGTCTCCGAGCTGGTGCGGGAACTGCTCGTCGCCATCGGTGAGGATCCGGAACGTCCCGGCCTGAAGCTGACTCCGCAGCGCGTCGCCGACGCGTACGCGGAGTTCTTCGCGGGTGTGGGAGAGGATGCCGCGGAGCCGCTCGCGCACACCATCTCGGTCAGTCGCGGGCCGGCCCCCGACACGCTCCCGTCGGGTGCGGTCATGCTGCGCGACATCCGATTCCGCTCCGTGTGCGAGCACCACCTCCTCCCGTTCGCGGGGCACGCGCACGTCGCGTACCTCCCCGGCGAGCAGGTGGTCGGACTCGGCGCCCTGCCGAAGGTGATCGACATCCTGGCGGCCCGCCCGCAGGTGCAGGAGCGCCTGGGGGAGCAGATCGCCGATGCGATCGCCGGATCGATCGACACCCGCGGCGTCCTCGTCGTGCTCGACGCCGTGCACGAGTGCGTCACGATGCGCGGGGGACGGCAGCCCTCGGCATCCACCGTCACCGTCGCCGCCCGGGGCCGGTTCACCGAGCCGGCCGAGCGCGCGGAAGCGATCGCCCTGCTGACGGGCGGCCGGACGTGA
- the folP gene encoding dihydropteroate synthase translates to MTLVMGVVNVTPDSFSDGGRYASHDAAIAHGRALVADGADLLDVGGESTRPGATRVAQSDEQSRILPVIEALAAEGAAISVDTMNAGTAVAAVSAGARVVNDVSGGLADPDMLAAVAGTDADVVLQHWRGHSADMYRTAVYDDIVAEVIGELGERVAAARAVGIPDHRIVIDPGFGFGKTPEQNWQVVRGLHRLVGGGHRVLVGASRKRMLAVAASSAGIDLTGEDDLDLATAVTSVLAAQAGVWAVRVHEVGATRLALAVRTAWEGEG, encoded by the coding sequence GTGACCCTCGTCATGGGGGTCGTGAACGTCACGCCGGACTCCTTCAGCGACGGCGGACGATACGCGTCGCACGATGCGGCGATCGCGCACGGTCGTGCGCTCGTCGCCGACGGCGCCGACCTGCTCGACGTCGGCGGGGAGTCCACCCGGCCGGGGGCGACGCGCGTGGCGCAGAGCGACGAGCAGAGCCGCATCCTGCCCGTGATCGAAGCGCTCGCCGCCGAAGGCGCGGCGATCAGCGTCGACACGATGAACGCCGGCACGGCTGTCGCCGCCGTCTCGGCGGGAGCGCGCGTCGTGAACGACGTCTCGGGCGGCCTCGCGGACCCCGACATGCTCGCGGCCGTGGCCGGCACCGACGCGGACGTCGTCCTGCAGCACTGGCGCGGCCACTCCGCCGACATGTACCGGACCGCCGTCTACGACGACATCGTCGCGGAGGTGATCGGCGAGCTCGGTGAGCGCGTCGCCGCGGCGCGGGCCGTCGGCATCCCGGATCACCGCATCGTGATCGATCCGGGCTTCGGCTTCGGCAAGACGCCCGAACAGAACTGGCAGGTCGTTCGGGGCCTCCACCGGCTCGTCGGCGGCGGACACCGCGTGCTCGTCGGCGCGAGTCGCAAACGGATGCTGGCGGTCGCCGCGTCGAGCGCGGGCATCGACCTCACCGGCGAGGACGACCTCGACCTCGCCACGGCGGTCACGAGCGTCCTCGCCGCCCAGGCGGGGGTCTGGGCGGTCCGCGTGCACGAGGTCGGCGCGACGCGTCTCGCCCTCGCGGTGCGGACGGCGTGGGAGGGTGAAGGATGA
- the folB gene encoding dihydroneopterin aldolase, whose protein sequence is MMTDEIAITGIRATGYHGVYEHERRDGQEFVADLVLSLSLARAAATDDVTDTVHYGEVAERVAAILAGDPVDLIETVAERIATAVLSGWSLVDAVAVTVHKPSAPIPVPFGDVAVTVRRSRA, encoded by the coding sequence ATGATGACCGACGAGATCGCGATCACCGGCATCCGCGCCACCGGGTACCACGGCGTGTACGAGCACGAGCGCCGCGACGGGCAGGAGTTCGTCGCCGACCTGGTCCTGTCGCTCTCGTTGGCCCGTGCCGCCGCCACCGACGACGTGACCGACACCGTCCACTACGGCGAGGTCGCCGAGCGGGTCGCCGCGATCCTGGCGGGCGATCCCGTCGACCTCATCGAGACCGTCGCCGAGCGCATCGCGACGGCCGTGCTGTCGGGCTGGTCCCTGGTCGACGCCGTCGCGGTCACGGTGCACAAGCCGTCCGCGCCGATCCCCGTCCCCTTCGGCGACGTCGCCGTGACGGTCCGGAGGTCCCGCGCATGA
- the folK gene encoding 2-amino-4-hydroxy-6-hydroxymethyldihydropteridine diphosphokinase has translation MSRRLAEGMPPKEPRAAGPAHRAVIALGANLGNRGATIDEAIADLGRLPLTSLVAAADPIESVAITLGGPDADAPRYLNTVALIDTRLAPTLLLGYLHAIEGRHGRERRERWGSRTLDLDLIAYGDVRSDDPALVLPHPRAAERDFVLDPWLSIDPDAVLPGVGKVADLRAELPGGAA, from the coding sequence ATGAGCCGCCGTCTGGCCGAAGGGATGCCGCCGAAGGAGCCGCGCGCGGCAGGGCCTGCCCATCGCGCGGTGATCGCCCTCGGCGCGAACCTCGGCAACCGCGGCGCGACCATCGACGAGGCGATCGCGGACCTCGGCCGGTTGCCCCTGACGTCCCTCGTCGCCGCCGCCGACCCGATCGAGTCCGTCGCGATCACCCTCGGGGGACCGGATGCCGACGCCCCCCGCTACCTGAACACGGTGGCCCTCATCGACACGAGACTGGCCCCGACCCTCCTGCTCGGCTACCTGCACGCGATCGAAGGGCGTCACGGGCGGGAGCGCCGCGAACGGTGGGGGAGTCGAACCCTCGACCTCGATCTCATCGCCTACGGCGACGTGCGTTCCGATGATCCGGCACTCGTTCTGCCGCATCCCCGCGCCGCGGAGCGCGACTTCGTGCTGGATCCGTGGCTGAGCATCGACCCGGATGCGGTGCTGCCGGGCGTCGGGAAGGTCGCCGACCTGCGCGCAGAGCTCCCGGGGGGCGCCGCATGA
- a CDS encoding DUF3180 domain-containing protein, producing the protein MTRTKPLLLAAVAVVAGIAGFFVDQILTGMGQPSFTPSPLLPILLVALGAAVVIAAVPVRRATVGAAAPVDPFRALRIAMMAKASSIVGALVAGFAGGLLVFVLTRPVSPSLGSTGAVVAALGGGLLLVGAALVAEHLCTIRKDDDDDQPGPEEPGYGLSHSD; encoded by the coding sequence ATGACCCGCACGAAGCCGCTCCTCCTCGCGGCCGTCGCCGTGGTCGCGGGTATCGCCGGCTTCTTCGTCGACCAGATCCTCACCGGCATGGGGCAGCCGAGCTTCACTCCGTCGCCGCTGCTGCCGATCCTGCTCGTCGCGCTGGGCGCGGCGGTGGTCATCGCCGCCGTCCCCGTGCGTCGCGCGACGGTCGGGGCAGCGGCTCCGGTGGATCCGTTCCGCGCCCTCCGCATCGCCATGATGGCGAAAGCGTCGAGCATCGTCGGCGCCCTCGTCGCCGGGTTCGCCGGCGGACTTCTCGTCTTCGTTCTCACACGACCGGTGTCGCCCTCGTTAGGCTCGACGGGTGCGGTGGTCGCCGCGCTGGGGGGCGGGCTGCTCCTCGTCGGCGCCGCCCTCGTCGCCGAACACCTGTGCACCATCCGGAAGGACGATGATGACGACCAGCCCGGACCCGAGGAACCCGGCTACGGGCTCTCCCACTCCGACTGA
- a CDS encoding PH domain-containing protein, with product MTTSPDPRNPATGSPTPTDETFTSILEPRGASRLPLGDGEWRQLSRKYVIGQIVGYLVLMVLAAAAVLTLWLMFEATWPFIPGAIMFAVALVALIVTPRQARSIGYQLREDDLVFRRGILWQRMVSVPYGRLQLVDITHGPLDRILGIAQLKLVTAAASTGVTIPGLPQGDAEQLRDTLIEVAETRRTGL from the coding sequence ATGACGACCAGCCCGGACCCGAGGAACCCGGCTACGGGCTCTCCCACTCCGACTGACGAGACCTTCACCTCGATCCTCGAACCCCGGGGTGCCTCGCGGCTGCCGCTGGGTGACGGAGAGTGGCGCCAGCTGTCACGCAAATACGTGATCGGCCAGATCGTCGGCTACCTCGTGCTGATGGTGCTGGCGGCCGCGGCCGTCCTCACCCTGTGGCTCATGTTCGAGGCGACCTGGCCCTTCATCCCCGGCGCCATCATGTTCGCCGTCGCGCTCGTCGCCCTCATCGTCACGCCACGTCAGGCGCGGTCGATCGGCTACCAGCTGCGCGAGGACGACCTGGTCTTCCGCCGCGGCATCCTCTGGCAGCGGATGGTGTCCGTCCCGTACGGCCGCCTCCAGCTCGTGGACATCACCCACGGCCCGCTCGATCGGATACTGGGGATCGCCCAGCTGAAGCTCGTGACCGCCGCGGCATCCACCGGCGTCACGATCCCCGGGCTGCCGCAGGGTGACGCGGAGCAGCTGCGCGACACGCTCATCGAGGTGGCTGAGACCCGACGGACCGGTCTGTGA
- a CDS encoding PH domain-containing protein gives MSDLDPQSAPAPQASASAAQASAPPPAAVHSDMSDGEWHRMHPLSPLLRGGLTLIVIIGILVANLRDRIIAFFLPENFRWDEEDPVDFVLENGIAIQAIVVVVVGLVVLLAIFWTAWRFHTFRITGDEVEVRSGVLFRTHRRAPLDRVQGVNLTRPALARLVGLAKLEVVGAGLDANVKLEYLSTRNAETVRGDILRLASGHRAKDAAARPAAANGRLSSRVSAGLSEIVDGVDDDGTEPESIVRVPMSRLILAGLLSGSTIWFVAIVIAVIVGLVLQPVWIIPALGASIPAAIGFGTYAIRQFIKTVRYSIAPSSAGVRITFGLLTTVTETLPPGRVHAVDVRQPLLWRWGGWYRIRVNKLSGRSASDASAAQMGDVLPIGTQADVERVLRLLLPSIPIDAALLDAGLHGPRDGDGYLTSPARARVIDPLTWRRNGILVLPQAVLMRTGRLWPKLTILPLARLQSVRISQGPLARRLGLAALTGHTVMGPVAGTIESLDHEQAYAQWNAITAAAVAEASAEGASSTEEAGRNAVEVEWPDAAPVAPSLTPPASPESPAVPPAPPAEER, from the coding sequence GTGAGCGATCTCGACCCGCAGTCCGCGCCGGCGCCGCAGGCCTCCGCGTCGGCAGCGCAGGCCTCCGCGCCGCCGCCCGCCGCGGTGCACTCCGACATGAGCGACGGCGAGTGGCACCGGATGCATCCGCTGTCGCCGCTCCTGCGCGGCGGACTGACGCTCATCGTCATCATCGGCATCCTGGTGGCGAACCTCCGCGACCGCATCATCGCCTTCTTCCTGCCCGAGAACTTCCGGTGGGACGAGGAGGATCCGGTGGACTTCGTCCTGGAGAACGGCATCGCGATCCAGGCGATCGTCGTCGTCGTGGTCGGGCTCGTCGTCCTCCTGGCGATCTTCTGGACGGCGTGGCGGTTCCACACGTTCCGCATCACGGGCGACGAGGTCGAGGTGCGCAGCGGCGTGCTGTTCCGCACGCACCGGCGGGCGCCGCTGGACCGCGTGCAGGGCGTGAACCTCACCCGCCCGGCGCTCGCGCGCCTCGTCGGGCTCGCGAAGCTCGAGGTCGTCGGCGCGGGCCTCGACGCGAACGTCAAGCTCGAGTACCTGTCGACCCGCAATGCCGAGACGGTGCGCGGTGACATCCTGCGGCTCGCATCGGGACATCGCGCGAAGGATGCCGCGGCACGCCCCGCCGCCGCGAACGGGCGCCTGAGCTCGCGGGTGAGCGCCGGCCTCAGCGAGATCGTCGACGGCGTCGACGACGACGGCACCGAACCCGAATCGATCGTGCGGGTGCCGATGTCGCGCCTCATCCTCGCGGGGCTGCTGTCGGGGTCGACGATCTGGTTCGTGGCGATCGTGATCGCCGTGATCGTCGGGCTCGTGCTGCAGCCCGTCTGGATCATCCCCGCACTCGGTGCGTCCATCCCGGCCGCGATCGGTTTCGGCACCTACGCGATCCGCCAGTTCATCAAGACCGTCCGGTACTCGATCGCGCCGTCGTCGGCCGGCGTGCGCATCACGTTCGGCCTCCTCACGACGGTCACCGAGACCCTCCCGCCGGGTCGCGTCCACGCCGTGGACGTCCGGCAGCCGCTGCTGTGGCGGTGGGGCGGCTGGTACCGGATCCGCGTCAACAAGCTCTCGGGGCGCTCGGCGAGCGATGCGTCGGCCGCGCAGATGGGCGATGTGCTGCCCATCGGGACGCAGGCCGACGTCGAGCGCGTCCTCCGCCTGCTCCTGCCGTCGATCCCGATCGACGCCGCGCTGCTCGACGCGGGACTGCACGGGCCGCGCGACGGGGACGGATACCTCACCTCCCCGGCTCGGGCGCGCGTCATCGATCCCCTCACCTGGCGGCGCAACGGCATCCTCGTGCTGCCGCAGGCGGTGCTCATGCGCACGGGACGCCTCTGGCCGAAGCTCACGATCCTGCCGCTCGCGCGGCTGCAGTCGGTGCGCATCTCGCAGGGTCCGCTCGCGCGCCGCTTGGGCCTCGCAGCCCTCACGGGTCACACCGTGATGGGACCCGTCGCGGGGACGATCGAGTCGCTCGATCACGAGCAGGCCTACGCCCAATGGAACGCGATCACGGCCGCTGCGGTGGCCGAGGCATCCGCGGAGGGTGCGTCGTCGACGGAGGAGGCCGGGCGGAACGCGGTGGAGGTGGAGTGGCCGGATGCCGCGCCCGTCGCTCCGTCGCTCACCCCGCCCGCGTCGCCTGAGTCGCCCGCGGTTCCGCCCGCGCCGCCGGCGGAGGAGCGGTGA
- a CDS encoding DUF2520 domain-containing protein: MTREGRLGVGAIGAGRVGPVVAAALAGAGHALTGITSGSDDDRVDAILPDVPRVSAEEVVRRSELVVLAVPHDELAGLVSGLAELGAWQVGQIVMHTDAAHGIQVLAPAAARGAIPIAIHPAIAFTGTSTDLRALKDAYAAVTAPAAVLPIAQALAVEMGCEPVVVADVDRAAYGEAISTATAFSSSIVQQAADLLRDAGVEDPSRYLSALVHTTIDRALSAAAPALGDGPPLP, encoded by the coding sequence GTGACCCGCGAGGGGCGTCTCGGTGTCGGTGCCATCGGCGCCGGCCGGGTCGGTCCCGTCGTCGCGGCTGCGCTCGCCGGTGCGGGGCACGCCCTGACCGGGATCACCTCGGGTTCCGACGATGATCGTGTCGATGCCATCCTCCCCGACGTGCCGCGAGTCAGCGCCGAGGAGGTCGTCCGGCGCAGTGAACTCGTGGTCCTCGCCGTGCCGCATGACGAGCTGGCGGGGCTGGTGTCCGGCCTCGCCGAACTCGGCGCGTGGCAGGTGGGACAGATCGTGATGCACACGGATGCCGCCCACGGCATACAGGTGCTCGCCCCGGCCGCGGCGCGGGGGGCGATCCCCATCGCCATCCATCCCGCGATCGCCTTCACGGGCACCTCCACGGATCTGCGCGCCCTCAAGGACGCGTACGCGGCAGTGACGGCACCGGCCGCCGTCCTCCCGATCGCGCAGGCGCTCGCCGTAGAGATGGGATGCGAGCCGGTCGTGGTCGCCGACGTCGATCGCGCCGCGTACGGCGAGGCGATCTCGACGGCGACGGCCTTCTCGTCGTCGATCGTCCAGCAGGCAGCCGACCTGCTGCGGGATGCCGGCGTCGAGGACCCGTCCCGGTACCTGTCGGCGCTCGTCCACACGACGATCGACCGCGCGCTGAGTGCTGCCGCACCTGCACTCGGCGACGGGCCGCCGCTGCCGTGA
- a CDS encoding formylglycine-generating enzyme family protein, whose protein sequence is MTDVELARVPAGSVELHDARRRRRWTVALEPFEIGVYPVTQEQLSEVIGVAASHPRRPAVEVSWLRAVRFCNALSEWEGLDPAYAVDGEEVRWQVDSDGFRLPTEAEWEYACRAGSTGPHYGLLAEVAWTAGDGVTSPQPVGGKLPNLNGLFDTLGNVWEWCWDFLDTERYDDYRVFRGGGFADDAWSVRAGTRRGGGPRMTHDDVGFRVARGGFDAEDAAQGWSAAFDAERAAGGDPRPPGWTARR, encoded by the coding sequence GTGACCGACGTGGAGCTCGCCCGGGTCCCCGCGGGCAGCGTCGAACTCCACGACGCGCGTCGCCGTCGGCGCTGGACCGTCGCGCTCGAGCCCTTCGAGATCGGTGTCTACCCCGTCACCCAGGAGCAGCTCTCGGAGGTGATCGGGGTCGCGGCATCCCACCCCCGCCGCCCCGCCGTCGAGGTGAGCTGGCTTCGCGCGGTGCGGTTCTGCAACGCGCTGTCGGAGTGGGAGGGGCTCGATCCCGCCTACGCCGTCGACGGTGAGGAGGTGCGGTGGCAGGTCGACAGCGACGGCTTCCGGCTGCCGACCGAGGCGGAGTGGGAGTACGCGTGTCGCGCGGGCTCGACGGGCCCGCACTACGGCCTCCTCGCCGAGGTCGCGTGGACCGCCGGTGACGGCGTGACCTCGCCGCAGCCGGTCGGCGGCAAGCTCCCGAACTTGAACGGCCTGTTCGACACGCTCGGCAACGTCTGGGAGTGGTGCTGGGACTTCCTCGACACCGAGCGCTACGACGACTACCGCGTGTTCCGAGGCGGTGGGTTCGCCGACGACGCCTGGAGCGTCCGCGCCGGTACCCGCCGCGGGGGAGGACCGCGCATGACGCACGACGACGTCGGGTTCCGCGTTGCGCGGGGAGGCTTCGACGCTGAGGATGCCGCGCAGGGGTGGTCGGCCGCGTTCGACGCGGAGCGTGCCGCGGGCGGCGACCCCCGCCCGCCCGGCTGGACTGCGCGCCGCTGA